The following coding sequences are from one Coffea arabica cultivar ET-39 chromosome 11e, Coffea Arabica ET-39 HiFi, whole genome shotgun sequence window:
- the LOC140021353 gene encoding uncharacterized protein: MIYPREDETWALFKDWDSKSITDAGNHKKYKYEIVQNVSDFVEGAGIRVAFLGESKRKVFQKGVLNLILHVYLQILMIYVTLSELRLMIKISVLNPTVHVRKHPKKNELKLSESEIKPKKFVDRKSSFVGETCIVRWSPRGLKIAEKERIHASANNASLQTETVIPMNGKGSKSRSEFFLLKSDVSVSKSDKQLDLRGFSEDFHDFKEERSEGKFRQGQIWALHAPEHKLPKMYGQIKKIGRSPFTLYVAALESSSVPEKCHPACLWSIL, encoded by the exons ATGATATATCCTAGAGAAGATGAGACTTGGGCACTCTTTAAGGACTGGGATAGTAAGTCGATTACTGACGCAGGTAATCATAAGAAATACAAATATGAAATAGTGCAGAATGTTTCTGATTTCGTGGAGGGTGCTGGCATCAGAGTTGCATTTTTAGGAGAAAGTAAGAG GAAGGTGTTCCAGAAGGGTGTTTTGAACTTGATCCTGCATGTCTACCTTCAAATCCTGATGATATATGTTACCCTCTCGGAGTTGAGGTTGATGATAAAAATTTCAGTACTGAATCCAACTGTTCATGTTCGGAAGCATCCCAAAAAAAATGAGTTAAAATTATCTGAGAGTGAGATCAAGCCCAAAAAGTTTGTGGACAGGAAAAGTAGTTTTGTTGGAGAGACATGTATAGTTCGCTGGTCACCTAGAGGTTTGAAGATTGCGGAGAAAGAGAGAATCCATGCCAGTGCCAATAATGCGTCCCTTCAAACAGAAACTGTGATACCTATGAATGGTAAAGGAAGCAAAAGTCGGAGTGAGTTTTTTCTGTTGAAGTCTGATGTTTCAGTTTCTAAATCCGACAAGCAATTAGATCTGAGGGGATTTTCAGAAGATTTTCACGACTTCAAGGAGGAAAGATCTGAAGGGAAGTTTAGACAGGGTCAGATATGGGCACTCCACGCGCCAGAGCATAAATTGCCTAAAATGTATGGTCAGATTAAGAAAATTGGACGTTCCCCTTTCACGTTGTACGTTGCAGCGCTTGAATCTTCCTCGGTGCCTGAAAAATGCCACCCAGCCTGCTTGTGGAGCATTTTGTAG